The genomic interval atatgtagagaaataattttttttttaaaatatagttaacttttttttcttggtaacGATGGTTAAAGGGTATTTGTTGCCAAGAATTGATTGATATACACACAGTACATTtcataatacattttataacaATGTTGTAagataaggatatttttataaagtaacgttatttttgtaaaatgttttataaaattatctttcatttaacgTATTGGAGAAAATGTCGTGTAATTTTCCTTCGTTGCCACCCCAGTTTAGAGATTGTCCTTTTATGAATGGCAAATAGTAAAAGCTTGTCGTGGCTAACGCTATGATTGTTGGAGCAGAAATTTTGTTGGTAAATATGTCTGCCATTAGACGTTCGTGTGCCTCTCTCTTATATTGGTTTACACAAAGTATTTGGCATGGCGGTGATGGCGTTAAATTTTGTTGCGATTTGATTTTTACTTTAGCCATTCTGGTGCTGATCTTTTACTCGGGATGGATCTCTTTTATCCGTTTAAAAcgtttaaaaatcatttttcaattataaaaatatatttattattttctgaaaaattatgtcttaaaaaaattatttgttatgtgatactattttttgttaaaatattttagtcatgaaataattttataatttaaaatgacttcaattataaaattatttttattataaatgaaTCTAATATATCAATCAGTTCGCAGAGTGATTGGCTGCAGCACTTCAGTGGATAAAACCTTCGATTTAGTTCAAAAGAGACCAAAACTAACAATTACGTAATGTCTTCCCCTTCTTGTCTGGTAGAGTCCCAAAAACAGTGAACTCTTATTCCCAGAACTTGCACAAGTCTCGCTCTATTGCTTCCTTGAATCTCTTACTTCTGTATCTTCACCAATGGCACCCGCTCCCAAAGACGACGGTCTGAAGAAGCTCGAATACTTATCGCTCGTATCCAAGGTATGCTCGGAACTGGAAACGCATCTAGGGTTTGGAGACAAAGTTCTCGCCGAATTCATCACCGAGTTGGGCCGGGACTGCGAGACCGTGGACGAATTCGAcgcgaaattgaaggaaaacgGCGCCGAGATGCCCGATTACTTTGTACGTACGCTTTTGACAATAATACACGCTATTCTTCCTCCGAAGCCGAAGTCCGAGAAGGAATCGAGCAAAGAGATCGCTCCGGATGATAAGAACACCAAGTATTCGGCGCTGGTGATTGCGGATAATAGGGATAGAGCTAAGGAGATCGAGAGGGAAATCGAATTGGAGGCCCAGGAGCGCCGTAGAGACAGGGAAGAACCCTTGGAAGAAGATAGGCATAGAGCGAGAGACCGGGACCTGGACCGAGACCGAGGCCGGGACAGGGACCGAGACCGAGGCAGAGACAGGAACCGAGACAGAGACCGAGACAGTGGTAGAGATGGAAGAGATAGGCGCAGGGATAGATATGATAGAGACGAGAGGCATAGAGATAGGGATATCCATGATGAGGAGGATGATAGAAGGGATTACAGGAATAAGGAAAGGCACAGGAATCGACACGAGAAGAATGGGAGAGACGATGAAAATGTGGATGATAGGGATAATGGTGAAAAGGAGGATTATCGGAGAGGAGGTAGAGACCAGCACAATGGGCGGTATCAGTCCAATGAGCCCGAATTGTATAAGGTTTACAAGGGTAGGGTTTCAAGAGTGATGGACACGGGCTGCTTCGTGCAATTGACTGATTTGAAGGGGAAGGAGGGTTTAGTACACGTTTCACAGATGGCGACTCGGCGGATTGCTAATGCCAAGGATGTGGTGAAGCGGGATCAGGAAGTCCACGTGAAGGTGATTTCGGTATCGGGTCAGAAGCTGAGTCTTTCGATGAGGGATGTTGATCAGAATACTGGTAAGGATTTGCTTCCGTTGAAGAAGAGCTCAGAGGACGATACAAATAGGACAAATCCGTCCGGCGGGTCAAGGGAGGGGCCAGTGATGAGGACGGGTCTCTCGGGGATCAGGATTGTGGAGGAGGACGATGGTGTGCCTTCACGTAGACCATTAAAAAGGATGAGTTCACCGGAGATATGGGAAGCTAAGCAGTTGGTTGCTTCGGGTGTTATGAGTATTACAGATTACCCGACGTATGATGAGGAAGGAGATGGAGTGCTTTATCAAGAAGAGGGTGCTGAGGAAGAGCTTGAGATTGAACTGAACGAGGATGAGCCGGAATTCTTGCAAGGGCAGAGCCGGTATTCGATGGATATGTCACCTGTTAAGATTTTCAAGAACCCAGAAGGGTCTTTGGGTCGTGCAGCTGCGCTTCAGTCTGCACTGATAAAGGAGCGGAGAGAGGTGAGGGAACAGCAACAGCGTACGATGCTCGACTCTATTCCAAAGGATCTGAATCGTCCTTGGGAAGACCCTATGCCAGATATGGGTGAGAGGCATCTAGCACAGGAGCTTAGAGGTGTTGGTTTATCCGCATATGACATGCCTGAATGGAAGAAGGATGCTTATGGAAAATCCATCAGTTTTGGGCAGAGGTCAAAGCTCTCCCTTCAGGAACAAAGGCAAACCTTGCCAATCtacaaactaaagaaggaactcATCCAGGCTGTGCATGACAATCAGGTCCTAGTTGTCATTGGTGAGACTGGTTCGGGTAAGACAACTCAGGTAACTCAATATCTTGCGGAAGCTGGATATACTACGAAGGGGAAAATTGGTTGTACTCAGCCCCGTAGGGTGGCTGCCATGTCCGTGGCCAAGAGGGTTGCTGAAGAGTTTGGCTGTCGGTTGGGTGAGGAAGTTGGATATGCTATTCGTTTTGAGGATTGTACTGGTCCAGATACTGTCATCAAGTACATGACAGACGGCATGCTTCTTCGGGAAGTTTTGATCGACGAGAACCTTTCTGAGTACTCTGTTATTATGCTTGATGAAGCACATGAGAGGACAATGCATACAGATGTTCTTTTTGGATTACTTAAAGAACTAGTGAAACGGAGACCTGACCTTCGCTTGATCGTCACCTCTGCGACACTGGATGCAGAGAAGTTTTCAGGGTATTTCTTCAACtgtaatatatttacaattccTGGTAGAACTTTTCCTGTGGAGATACTCTACACGAAACAGCCAGAAAGCGATTACTT from Juglans microcarpa x Juglans regia isolate MS1-56 chromosome 4S, Jm3101_v1.0, whole genome shotgun sequence carries:
- the LOC121262806 gene encoding probable pre-mRNA-splicing factor ATP-dependent RNA helicase DEAH5; this translates as MAPAPKDDGLKKLEYLSLVSKVCSELETHLGFGDKVLAEFITELGRDCETVDEFDAKLKENGAEMPDYFVRTLLTIIHAILPPKPKSEKESSKEIAPDDKNTKYSALVIADNRDRAKEIEREIELEAQERRRDREEPLEEDRHRARDRDLDRDRGRDRDRDRGRDRNRDRDRDSGRDGRDRRRDRYDRDERHRDRDIHDEEDDRRDYRNKERHRNRHEKNGRDDENVDDRDNGEKEDYRRGGRDQHNGRYQSNEPELYKVYKGRVSRVMDTGCFVQLTDLKGKEGLVHVSQMATRRIANAKDVVKRDQEVHVKVISVSGQKLSLSMRDVDQNTGKDLLPLKKSSEDDTNRTNPSGGSREGPVMRTGLSGIRIVEEDDGVPSRRPLKRMSSPEIWEAKQLVASGVMSITDYPTYDEEGDGVLYQEEGAEEELEIELNEDEPEFLQGQSRYSMDMSPVKIFKNPEGSLGRAAALQSALIKERREVREQQQRTMLDSIPKDLNRPWEDPMPDMGERHLAQELRGVGLSAYDMPEWKKDAYGKSISFGQRSKLSLQEQRQTLPIYKLKKELIQAVHDNQVLVVIGETGSGKTTQVTQYLAEAGYTTKGKIGCTQPRRVAAMSVAKRVAEEFGCRLGEEVGYAIRFEDCTGPDTVIKYMTDGMLLREVLIDENLSEYSVIMLDEAHERTMHTDVLFGLLKELVKRRPDLRLIVTSATLDAEKFSGYFFNCNIFTIPGRTFPVEILYTKQPESDYLDASLITVLQIHLMEPEGDILLFLTGQEEIDFACQSLYERMKGLGENVPELIILPVYSALPSEMQSRIFDPAPPGKRKVVVATNIAEASLTIDGIFYVIDPGFAKQNVYNPKQGLDSLVITPISQASAKQRAGRAGRTGPGKCYRLYTESAYRNEMSPTSVPEIQRINLGQTTLTMKAMGINDLLSFDFMDPPSPQALLSAMERLYSLGALDEEGLLTKLGRKMAEFPLEPPLSKMLLASVDLGCSDEILTIIAMIQTGNIFYRPREKQAHADQKRAKFFQPEGDHLTLLTVYDAWKNNNFSGPWCFENFVQSRSLRRAQDVRKQLLTIMDKYKLDVMSAGRNFIKIRKAITAGFFFHAARKDPQEGYRTLVENQPVYIHPSSALFQRQPDWVIYNELVMTTKEYMREVTVIDPKWLVELAPRFFKVADPTKMSKRKRQERIEPLYDRYHEPNSWRLSKRRA